One window of the Desulfurobacterium indicum genome contains the following:
- the pstC gene encoding phosphate ABC transporter permease subunit PstC produces MKGKGKLYLGDRVFQILAFLSTLIIVVSLFAIGITLYKEAAPAIHKFGIINFIKSPNWNPPMDEFGGLPAIYGTIVSTIISIVLSVPVAIGIAIFLTEIAPNRLKSPIGIAIELLAAIPSIIYGMWGLFYFAPVVRDYIQPVIHATLGKLPIVGPWFSGFTPGIGLFTASLVLAVMILPFTAAIARDSFNMVPPILKESAYALGATKWDVMKDVVLPYAKLGVIGGIILSLGRAMGETMAVTFVMGNQPVIPQSILQPATSITVTLANEFAEADTKIYLSSLFLLALILFVMSFIVIAIGKFLFLKKVERGK; encoded by the coding sequence ATGAAAGGAAAAGGCAAGCTTTACTTAGGCGATAGGGTGTTTCAGATATTAGCTTTTTTATCAACATTAATAATTGTTGTATCTCTTTTTGCTATTGGTATAACGCTATACAAAGAAGCTGCTCCTGCCATTCATAAATTTGGGATTATTAACTTTATAAAATCTCCTAATTGGAATCCACCAATGGATGAATTTGGTGGACTACCAGCAATCTATGGAACAATTGTCAGTACTATTATTTCTATTGTTCTTTCAGTTCCCGTAGCAATTGGAATTGCTATCTTTTTAACAGAAATAGCTCCAAACAGACTAAAATCACCAATCGGTATAGCAATAGAGCTTTTGGCAGCAATTCCGAGTATTATCTACGGTATGTGGGGGCTTTTCTATTTTGCTCCAGTAGTTAGAGACTACATCCAACCTGTAATACACGCCACACTTGGCAAACTTCCCATCGTTGGCCCTTGGTTTTCCGGATTCACTCCCGGAATAGGATTGTTCACAGCCTCTTTAGTTCTTGCTGTTATGATTCTACCTTTTACCGCGGCAATAGCAAGAGACTCTTTTAATATGGTTCCACCTATTTTGAAGGAATCGGCCTATGCGTTAGGTGCGACAAAGTGGGACGTGATGAAGGATGTTGTTCTGCCCTATGCAAAGCTTGGGGTAATTGGCGGTATTATCCTATCTCTGGGTAGAGCCATGGGAGAAACCATGGCGGTAACTTTTGTAATGGGAAATCAGCCAGTAATTCCGCAATCGATACTTCAACCTGCCACATCAATTACGGTAACTCTGGCAAATGAATTTGCTGAAGCGGACACGAAGATATATCTGTCAAGCCTATTCCTGCTTGCTCTTATTCTGTTTGTTATGAGTTTTATCGTGATAGCTATAGGAAAGTTTCTCTTCCTCAAGAAAGTTGAGAGAGGTAAATAG
- the pstA gene encoding phosphate ABC transporter permease PstA: MDAFKRRKIVNNIVLIFSTFAAIFGILWLIWILGTLIYKGGSTLSWEVFVGNPPAPGDNTGGLKHAIIGQFLIVSIAVVIGVPIGILAGTFLSEYGKNSRLANIVRDISDILMSVPSIVIGTFVYAILVEPFGHFMGISGSVALAIMMLPIIVRTTDDMLNMVPGELREAAYALGATKSKVITSVVYKGAITGIITGVILAVARIGGETAPLLFTSFNNNFLTYNVFQPMASLTVTMYDYAMSPYQYWQKLAWAAAIILTFGVLALNLIGRAIAKWKFKK; the protein is encoded by the coding sequence GTGGACGCTTTTAAAAGGAGAAAAATCGTTAACAACATTGTTCTTATATTTTCAACATTTGCGGCAATATTTGGGATATTATGGCTTATTTGGATACTGGGAACTCTAATATATAAAGGCGGTTCCACTCTTTCGTGGGAAGTGTTCGTCGGAAATCCTCCTGCACCAGGGGACAATACTGGCGGATTGAAACATGCAATAATAGGGCAATTTCTAATAGTTTCCATTGCTGTTGTAATTGGTGTTCCAATAGGTATTCTTGCTGGGACTTTCCTTTCCGAATACGGGAAAAATAGCAGACTTGCAAACATCGTAAGAGATATCTCTGATATCTTAATGAGTGTTCCTTCTATAGTTATAGGTACATTTGTTTATGCCATTTTGGTTGAACCTTTCGGACACTTTATGGGTATTTCCGGTTCCGTAGCACTCGCAATTATGATGCTTCCTATAATAGTTAGGACAACTGACGATATGCTAAACATGGTTCCGGGGGAGCTGAGAGAAGCAGCATATGCTCTCGGTGCCACCAAGTCGAAAGTAATTACATCGGTTGTTTATAAAGGTGCCATAACGGGTATCATAACAGGTGTAATACTTGCTGTTGCAAGGATTGGTGGAGAAACGGCCCCACTTCTCTTTACATCTTTTAACAACAACTTCCTAACGTATAATGTCTTCCAACCTATGGCATCACTTACTGTAACAATGTATGATTATGCAATGAGTCCTTATCAATATTGGCAAAAACTTGCCTGGGCAGCAGCCATAATACTTACATTCGGTGTTCTTGCTTTAAACTTGATAGGTCGTGCCATAGCAAAATGGAAATTTAAAAAATAG
- the pstB gene encoding phosphate ABC transporter ATP-binding protein PstB: MSYIADITEPAKIEVKNLNFYYGDKHALKNISFKVPELKVTALIGPSGCGKTTLLRCFNRMHDLYPGNRYEGEIIFDGINILDKNIDLIRLRSRVGMVFQKPTAFPMSIFDNVAYGLKLKGIKNKTELADRVEKALKDAALWEEVKDRLNQPASGLSGGQQQRLCIARAIAVEPEVLLFDEPTSALDPISTMKIEELIASLRGRLTILIVTHNMQQAARVSDYTAFMYMGELIEFNKTDQIFVKPHEKLTEDYITGRFG, translated from the coding sequence TTGAGTTATATAGCTGATATAACAGAACCGGCAAAAATAGAAGTTAAAAATTTGAACTTTTACTACGGTGACAAACATGCTCTTAAAAACATCTCGTTCAAAGTGCCAGAGCTAAAAGTTACAGCACTTATCGGACCTTCCGGATGTGGGAAAACAACATTGTTAAGGTGTTTTAACAGGATGCATGACCTTTATCCTGGGAACAGATATGAAGGAGAAATAATTTTTGACGGAATAAACATTCTGGACAAAAATATAGACCTTATAAGATTAAGAAGCCGTGTCGGTATGGTTTTCCAGAAGCCTACTGCATTTCCGATGAGTATATTCGATAACGTAGCCTACGGTTTGAAGCTGAAAGGAATAAAAAATAAAACAGAACTTGCTGACAGAGTTGAAAAAGCATTAAAAGATGCTGCTCTGTGGGAAGAGGTAAAGGACAGACTAAACCAACCTGCGTCCGGACTTTCCGGTGGACAGCAGCAAAGGTTATGTATAGCAAGAGCAATAGCCGTTGAACCAGAAGTTCTGCTATTTGACGAACCAACATCGGCACTTGACCCTATTTCAACTATGAAAATTGAGGAACTTATAGCCTCACTCAGGGGAAGATTGACAATTCTTATAGTAACTCATAATATGCAACAAGCTGCAAGAGTTTCTGATTACACTGCATTTATGTATATGGGAGAGCTTATTGAATTTAATAAGACAGATCAAATATTTGTTAAACCTCACGAAAAACTCACCGAAGATTATATTACTGGACGTTTCGGTTAA
- a CDS encoding helix-turn-helix domain-containing protein, with protein MLTKAARLLGIILKQIDYKIKKYDIKIPKI; from the coding sequence TTGCTAACAAAAGCAGCACGCCTATTAGGAATAATACTAAAGCAAATAGATTATAAAATAAAGAAATATGACATTAAGATTCCAAAAATATAA